A single window of Bacteroidales bacterium DNA harbors:
- a CDS encoding glycosyltransferase, whose protein sequence is MKISIITPSLNSAAYLQDAIDSVMMQEYKNVEHIVVDGGSSDGTMEILKRNPHLIWVSEKDGGQADAMNKGFRMSSGDIIGYLNADDYYYPDAFKSIIPYFLNGCDFVVGKIKVMFSDGSFLINDPQTDFDKMIRHWEQEAFCVNPVGYFYTRKVQGEVGGYNSDNHYAMDLEFLLNSAKKFRLTKMFEENILGVFRFVEQCKTHDQNINNLSLWTNSNFSFIDKILSDMPADYVNNYKKDQEKGYKRRRILQRAEIIEQELKNSQFTFFQEFQLKLLIKFLYLKHHLHSQYNNYVYFPKRS, encoded by the coding sequence ATGAAAATTAGCATTATAACACCGTCTCTGAATTCTGCTGCATATCTTCAGGATGCCATCGATAGTGTAATGATGCAGGAATATAAGAATGTTGAACATATTGTTGTTGATGGTGGGTCATCAGATGGGACAATGGAAATATTAAAAAGAAATCCTCACCTTATATGGGTATCAGAGAAAGATGGAGGACAGGCGGATGCTATGAATAAAGGTTTCAGGATGTCAAGTGGGGATATTATCGGATATCTTAATGCAGATGATTATTATTATCCTGATGCTTTTAAATCAATTATTCCTTATTTTCTGAATGGTTGTGATTTTGTTGTCGGAAAGATAAAAGTCATGTTTTCAGATGGTTCCTTTTTGATTAATGATCCACAAACTGATTTTGACAAAATGATAAGGCACTGGGAACAAGAGGCATTTTGTGTAAATCCGGTAGGGTATTTTTATACCAGAAAGGTTCAGGGAGAAGTCGGCGGCTATAATTCAGATAATCATTATGCTATGGACCTCGAATTTCTTTTAAACAGTGCGAAGAAATTCAGGTTAACAAAGATGTTTGAAGAAAATATTCTGGGTGTTTTTAGATTTGTAGAACAATGCAAAACACATGATCAGAATATAAATAATTTATCACTTTGGACGAATAGTAATTTTTCTTTCATAGACAAAATTTTAAGTGATATGCCTGCTGATTATGTAAATAATTACAAAAAGGATCAGGAAAAAGGATATAAAAGACGACGAATTCTGCAGAGAGCTGAAATAATTGAGCAGGAATTAAAAAATAGTCAATTTACCTTCTTTCAGGAATTTCAGCTTAAATTACTGATAAAATTCTTATATTTAAAACATCATCTCCATTCTCAATACAACAACTATGTTTATTTTCCCAAAAGGAGTTAG
- a CDS encoding glycosyltransferase translates to MFIFPKGVSLIICTYNGSELLEETIRYVLNQNVPETIEWEFLLIDNASTDNSQQVVRDMWNIQVPCRIIYESAKGLIHARNRGIAEAKYEFISFIDDDNWIDTNWINVIFDVFTSHPQVGICGGQIEAECEINPPAWFEQIKESFAVGKQGESTGYLTMSRGYLWGAGLSLRKSAFEDIRLAGFKPLLTGRIGNALLAGEDTEICFVMRMAGWKLWYDERLQLKHFITSKRLKWTYVVNMFKGFGYSNAIIEIYYLFFKGQKLSYGSLLFKSLRELLLFLIWRGFNIFSDIKGNPKTLQLQLYYSKFSFTVKNYYNYNEYYNQIKGLNEGLKKLGDRNEITELMKFSVITVCLNAERFIDNAIMSVISQAGNFEIEYLIIDGGSHDQTLEIIERTIEPVLKDKSQWRCQDINFRLISEPDLGMYDALVKGFKMATGDIISYINADDFYLPGAFQKVLNAFNHHEKVKWLTGIINIGNVKGSILKSLLPFSYSSDYVQKGIYNGVLLPFIQQESTFWRKELLLNVDFNKLQSFKFAGDYYLWHEFSFQTRLYILQESLAVFRINENQKSADKYLYLGELERIASKKTNRLDRIKILLHKCIWYASPSIKKKISKDILFHS, encoded by the coding sequence ATGTTTATTTTCCCAAAAGGAGTTAGTCTGATTATTTGCACCTACAATGGCTCTGAACTTTTAGAAGAGACCATAAGGTACGTGTTAAATCAAAATGTTCCAGAAACTATAGAATGGGAATTTCTTTTAATCGATAATGCATCCACTGACAATTCTCAGCAGGTTGTCAGAGATATGTGGAATATTCAGGTTCCTTGCCGGATTATTTATGAGAGTGCTAAAGGTTTGATTCATGCAAGAAATCGCGGAATAGCCGAAGCAAAATATGAGTTCATCTCATTTATTGATGATGATAATTGGATAGATACAAACTGGATTAATGTAATCTTTGATGTTTTCACTTCCCACCCTCAAGTGGGAATTTGCGGAGGACAGATTGAGGCTGAGTGCGAAATAAATCCTCCAGCCTGGTTTGAGCAAATTAAAGAATCTTTTGCAGTCGGAAAACAAGGTGAATCCACGGGATATTTGACAATGAGCAGAGGTTACTTATGGGGAGCCGGCTTGTCACTTCGTAAATCGGCATTTGAGGACATCAGGCTGGCCGGATTTAAACCTTTGTTAACAGGGAGGATAGGGAATGCACTTTTGGCTGGAGAAGACACGGAAATCTGCTTTGTTATGCGAATGGCGGGCTGGAAGTTATGGTACGATGAAAGGTTGCAATTGAAACATTTTATCACGTCAAAAAGACTCAAATGGACATATGTGGTTAATATGTTCAAAGGATTCGGGTATAGTAATGCTATAATTGAAATCTATTATCTCTTTTTTAAGGGACAAAAGTTGTCATACGGATCACTCTTGTTTAAATCATTGAGAGAATTGCTTCTTTTTCTGATATGGAGGGGATTTAATATCTTTTCAGATATAAAAGGAAATCCAAAAACTCTGCAACTTCAGCTCTATTATTCTAAATTTTCTTTCACAGTCAAGAATTATTATAATTACAACGAATATTATAACCAAATTAAAGGTTTGAATGAAGGATTAAAAAAATTGGGTGATAGAAATGAAATTACTGAATTAATGAAGTTTTCTGTGATAACGGTTTGCCTGAATGCAGAGAGATTTATAGATAATGCTATCATGAGCGTAATTTCGCAAGCCGGCAATTTTGAAATCGAATATTTAATTATTGATGGTGGTTCCCATGACCAGACGCTTGAAATCATTGAGCGTACTATTGAACCTGTTCTTAAGGATAAATCTCAATGGCGTTGCCAAGATATCAATTTCCGGTTGATTTCAGAGCCTGATCTTGGCATGTACGATGCGCTGGTGAAAGGATTTAAAATGGCAACTGGAGATATTATTTCCTATATCAATGCTGATGATTTCTATCTCCCAGGAGCATTTCAAAAAGTTTTAAATGCTTTTAATCATCATGAAAAAGTTAAATGGCTTACCGGAATAATTAATATTGGTAATGTCAAAGGCTCCATCCTTAAATCACTTCTGCCTTTCAGTTATTCATCTGACTATGTTCAGAAAGGAATTTACAATGGTGTTTTGCTCCCTTTCATCCAGCAGGAGAGTACTTTCTGGAGGAAAGAATTATTGTTAAATGTTGATTTTAACAAACTTCAATCCTTTAAGTTTGCAGGTGACTATTACTTATGGCATGAATTTTCTTTTCAGACGAGATTATATATTCTTCAAGAATCTCTTGCTGTATTCAGGATTAATGAAAACCAAAAATCTGCGGATAAATATCTGTACCTGGGAGAACTTGAACGCATTGCATCAAAGAAAACAAACAGATTGGACCGTATTAAGATTTTACTCCATAAATGCATTTGGTATGCTAGTCCCTCAATAAAAAAGAAAATTAGCAAGGATATATTATTTCATTCTTAA